Proteins encoded together in one Desulfovibrio sp. UCD-KL4C window:
- a CDS encoding universal stress protein, with protein sequence MKNILIATHGTPGARKAEILAKQWADKYGAKVTVLSIINEAWGDMTCDDWLNTSTTRNNFGSYVASEIAKEIDAVWTRVRENFDGVEIDFLSKGGKLEDVLAEAAAKVNADVAIIGAWQKNQAPGFKDRLENKRLHPQMPCPLVVAP encoded by the coding sequence ATGAAAAATATACTTATCGCAACACACGGTACCCCTGGTGCACGCAAGGCCGAAATCCTTGCAAAACAATGGGCTGACAAATACGGTGCAAAAGTCACAGTACTCTCTATCATTAATGAAGCGTGGGGAGACATGACCTGCGACGATTGGTTGAATACCTCGACCACCCGCAACAACTTCGGTTCATACGTAGCCAGTGAGATAGCTAAAGAAATCGATGCCGTCTGGACTCGTGTTCGCGAAAACTTTGATGGCGTTGAGATCGATTTTTTAAGTAAAGGCGGCAAACTTGAAGATGTACTGGCTGAAGCTGCCGCAAAAGTAAACGCAGATGTTGCAATCATAGGAGCATGGCAAAAAAATCAGGCTCCCGGCTTCAAAGATCGTTTAGAAAATAAGCGTTTGCATCCGCAGATGCCATGCCCATTGGTGGTGGCCCCATGA
- a CDS encoding dihydrolipoamide acetyltransferase family protein — translation MAQQVIMPKWGLTMKEGKVVRWLKGEGESVESGEPLFEVETDKITNSVEASASGILSQIIVPEGETAAVQAVLAVITAPGEKPDEIASGTVSSKQPEVSANTDGEKVTSKSADVPVEDGEFVRAMPAARKLAEELNVVMSTVTGTGPNGAITMKDVQTVADAAFSGINASPKAIEFARKKGIDLSQINGTGEGDKITKADILRAMNPVADQSTSVAPAVAKDTIVPMDGVRKLIADNMHASLNNAAQLSVFVEIDVTEIVQLRTTLLLRNKRNSEYRLSYNDIVSYAVCRALKRHPIMNSTLQDDGIHIHEHVNLGIAVALPNGLIVPNIKLADSFTLEELKTEIKDVVGRSRSGGLNMDEIAGGTFTISNVSMLGVDGFTPILNPPETGILGVGRIIEKPAVKDGEIKIRKMMTLSLTFNHMTTDGAPAMAFLRELGDMLENPGLMIV, via the coding sequence ATGGCTCAACAAGTGATCATGCCCAAATGGGGCTTGACCATGAAAGAAGGAAAAGTCGTTCGCTGGCTCAAAGGCGAAGGGGAATCGGTAGAATCCGGTGAACCTCTATTTGAGGTGGAAACTGACAAAATTACCAACTCAGTGGAAGCTTCAGCCAGTGGGATCTTGTCCCAAATCATTGTCCCCGAAGGCGAGACAGCCGCTGTTCAAGCTGTCCTTGCTGTAATTACAGCGCCAGGTGAAAAGCCTGATGAAATTGCCAGTGGAACTGTTAGTTCTAAGCAACCTGAAGTGTCCGCCAACACCGATGGAGAGAAAGTAACTTCTAAATCTGCTGACGTTCCAGTGGAAGACGGAGAGTTTGTTCGTGCTATGCCTGCAGCGCGAAAACTCGCTGAAGAACTAAATGTTGTTATGTCCACGGTTACAGGTACCGGTCCTAACGGTGCTATTACAATGAAAGATGTGCAAACGGTTGCTGATGCTGCTTTCTCCGGTATCAACGCAAGTCCTAAAGCCATCGAATTTGCCCGCAAGAAAGGTATCGATCTCAGCCAGATTAATGGAACAGGAGAAGGCGATAAAATCACTAAAGCTGATATCTTGCGGGCTATGAACCCCGTTGCAGATCAATCTACTTCAGTAGCTCCTGCCGTCGCTAAAGATACTATCGTGCCTATGGACGGTGTTCGTAAGTTGATCGCAGATAACATGCATGCCAGCCTCAACAATGCCGCTCAGCTCTCTGTTTTTGTAGAGATAGACGTTACTGAAATAGTACAGCTCCGCACCACACTCTTGTTACGTAATAAGCGGAACTCCGAATACAGATTGTCATATAATGACATAGTATCTTACGCAGTATGTCGCGCTCTCAAACGTCATCCTATTATGAATTCCACACTACAGGACGACGGTATCCACATTCATGAACATGTTAATTTGGGCATTGCAGTAGCTCTACCTAACGGGCTTATTGTGCCTAATATTAAGCTGGCTGACAGTTTTACACTGGAAGAGCTTAAGACTGAAATTAAAGATGTTGTAGGTCGATCACGCTCGGGAGGCCTTAACATGGATGAAATTGCCGGAGGTACATTTACTATCAGTAATGTAAGTATGCTCGGTGTAGATGGGTTTACCCCTATCCTTAACCCCCCAGAAACTGGAATACTAGGCGTCGGACGCATCATCGAAAAGCCGGCAGTTAAAGATGGTGAAATCAAAATCAGAAAGATGATGACGCTTTCACTGACATTCAACCATATGACCACAGACGGAGCCCCGGCAATGGCTTTCCTGCGCGAGCTGGGAGACATGCTGGAAAATCCGGGTCTGATGATAGTGTAG
- a CDS encoding Lin0512 family protein: MARQRFAIELGYAADLHGEDMTKAAVRAVRDAVSRICLCGIVEICGRDQFQGVYVHADVAVPHPDEVDREAVLASIPIGETSLNVTNGGMSVPGIEVPCFAPGVSNIVVACAALTVSVETEITGRRD, translated from the coding sequence ATGGCTAGACAAAGATTTGCAATAGAGCTCGGCTATGCTGCCGATTTGCACGGAGAAGACATGACCAAAGCTGCTGTCCGTGCTGTCCGCGATGCTGTGTCACGAATATGCTTATGCGGCATTGTGGAAATTTGTGGTCGAGACCAGTTTCAAGGCGTTTATGTCCATGCTGATGTGGCTGTGCCTCATCCTGATGAAGTTGATCGAGAAGCTGTGCTTGCCAGCATTCCCATTGGCGAGACCTCGCTGAACGTGACTAATGGCGGCATGAGTGTTCCGGGAATAGAAGTTCCCTGTTTCGCTCCTGGCGTTAGCAATATTGTGGTTGCGTGCGCCGCACTTACTGTTTCGGTTGAGACAGAGATTACTGGGCGCAGGGATTGA
- a CDS encoding carboxymuconolactone decarboxylase family protein, with protein sequence MDASEKASMTLAKMMQRAGDVFPKYLGFTKEISEFGPIDHKTQELIHVACSMMSQCEMCISLHIQGAASHGATKEEIMQAAMLAISMGGSPKVMYMHYVFDELDDLFD encoded by the coding sequence ATGGATGCCTCTGAAAAAGCTTCAATGACTTTAGCCAAGATGATGCAACGTGCTGGTGATGTTTTCCCCAAGTATCTTGGTTTTACTAAAGAAATTAGCGAATTTGGTCCAATTGACCATAAGACACAGGAATTGATTCATGTAGCTTGTTCTATGATGTCCCAATGTGAAATGTGTATTTCTCTCCATATTCAAGGAGCTGCCAGCCATGGCGCAACCAAGGAAGAAATCATGCAGGCAGCTATGCTGGCCATATCAATGGGAGGATCTCCAAAGGTCATGTATATGCATTACGTTTTTGATGAACTGGATGATTTGTTCGATTAA
- a CDS encoding thiamine pyrophosphate-dependent dehydrogenase E1 component subunit alpha, whose amino-acid sequence MALSKKTLINMYETMNKIRLFELRLQELFAASEIPGFVHLYLGEEAVATGACAALTNADMITSTHRGHGHLLAKGGDLKLMMAEIFGRKTGYCKGKGGSMHIADLDLGILGANGIVGGGGPLAAGAALAAKYRKSTDVAMCFFGDGASNQGTTQESLNMASAWKLPLVFVNENNGYGISCPQCKSMAVVDIADRAAAYDMPGVVVDGNDVLAVYEAVSEAVKRARKGQGPSLVECKTYRWRGHFEGDACTYRCDEELKEWKTKDPIPRFESKLIENKTFTKAEAEKIKDQIAKDVDEAVDFAKESPMPSASALMDDVYA is encoded by the coding sequence ATGGCTCTTAGCAAGAAGACATTGATTAATATGTACGAAACTATGAATAAAATTCGGCTCTTCGAGCTGAGATTACAGGAACTTTTCGCTGCTAGCGAAATTCCGGGTTTCGTACACCTTTACCTAGGTGAAGAGGCTGTCGCGACAGGTGCATGTGCCGCGCTTACTAATGCCGACATGATTACCAGTACTCATCGAGGTCATGGTCATCTTTTAGCCAAAGGCGGTGACCTTAAGTTAATGATGGCGGAAATCTTCGGTAGAAAGACCGGATACTGCAAAGGCAAAGGCGGTTCTATGCATATTGCTGACCTAGACTTGGGTATTCTCGGTGCCAACGGCATTGTCGGAGGCGGAGGCCCTCTAGCTGCAGGAGCCGCTTTGGCAGCTAAGTATCGTAAAAGTACCGATGTAGCCATGTGCTTCTTTGGTGACGGTGCATCTAATCAGGGTACTACTCAGGAATCTTTGAATATGGCTAGTGCATGGAAGCTCCCATTAGTGTTTGTTAATGAGAATAATGGATATGGAATTTCCTGCCCACAGTGCAAATCCATGGCTGTCGTAGACATAGCTGATCGCGCTGCCGCATATGATATGCCGGGTGTTGTCGTTGACGGCAATGATGTATTGGCAGTGTACGAAGCTGTTTCTGAAGCAGTTAAACGTGCCCGTAAAGGTCAAGGACCTTCGTTGGTAGAATGCAAAACTTACCGTTGGCGCGGTCATTTTGAAGGTGACGCCTGTACCTATCGCTGCGATGAAGAACTGAAAGAATGGAAGACAAAGGACCCTATTCCACGTTTTGAATCCAAATTGATAGAAAACAAAACCTTCACTAAAGCTGAAGCGGAAAAAATTAAAGACCAGATAGCAAAGGACGTCGATGAGGCTGTTGATTTTGCAAAAGAAAGCCCCATGCCTTCCGCCAGTGCGCTGATGGACGATGTGTATGCCTAA
- a CDS encoding NAD(+)/NADH kinase, with translation MSIAAILANPASGKDIRRLVAHGSVFDNQEKVRMVRRLILGLERAGVTKIIYMPDSYGIIPRALNSISPSIPVEAIEMPIRNNSTDTTIAAGIMETLGAQSLIVLGGDGTSRVACKGTLSIPILPLSTGTNNVFPCMCEATVAGLAAGLVACGSLPREECCYQSCLFDILLEDKLVDIALVDVAVYDDVFFASKAVWHIEKIPQLFLTRCSASSIGLSAIGGQFREILPEEPCGLALKLEKSAPVTVTASIAPGMFADVPVLEVMEMAPSKIFPITSISGLIAVDGEREIEIPNNSSAGIRLNTNGPMVIDVQKTMSLAGKKGVFR, from the coding sequence TTGAGTATTGCCGCAATATTAGCGAATCCTGCTTCCGGTAAAGACATTCGTCGCTTGGTGGCGCACGGTAGTGTTTTCGATAATCAGGAAAAAGTGCGAATGGTGCGTCGATTAATCCTCGGTCTTGAACGAGCTGGCGTTACAAAAATTATCTATATGCCAGATTCTTACGGAATCATCCCTCGTGCTCTTAATTCTATTTCTCCATCCATTCCTGTAGAAGCTATAGAAATGCCTATCCGCAATAATTCTACCGATACTACTATTGCGGCTGGTATTATGGAGACACTCGGTGCGCAGAGCCTCATTGTGCTTGGGGGTGACGGCACCAGTAGAGTGGCCTGTAAAGGGACGTTGTCCATCCCTATTCTGCCGCTTTCTACAGGAACCAATAATGTCTTCCCATGTATGTGTGAAGCTACAGTGGCAGGGCTGGCCGCAGGACTTGTCGCCTGCGGCAGCCTTCCTCGGGAAGAGTGCTGTTATCAATCTTGCCTATTTGATATTTTGCTTGAGGATAAATTAGTGGACATAGCTTTAGTTGATGTTGCCGTGTACGATGATGTCTTTTTTGCATCAAAGGCTGTGTGGCACATTGAAAAGATTCCGCAGCTTTTTTTAACAAGATGTAGTGCATCTTCTATTGGCCTTTCGGCCATAGGAGGTCAGTTTCGTGAAATTCTTCCTGAAGAGCCATGTGGACTGGCTTTGAAACTTGAAAAATCTGCTCCGGTAACAGTAACGGCTTCTATAGCCCCCGGCATGTTTGCCGATGTTCCGGTTCTTGAAGTTATGGAAATGGCACCCAGTAAAATATTTCCAATTACGTCTATATCCGGTCTGATTGCTGTGGATGGAGAGAGGGAGATAGAAATTCCGAATAATTCATCCGCCGGCATTCGCTTGAATACGAATGGACCGATGGTTATAGACGTGCAAAAAACTATGTCATTGGCTGGAAAGAAAGGTGTATTCCGTTAA
- a CDS encoding alpha-ketoacid dehydrogenase subunit beta, protein MSEKTYLQALNEAMRQEMERDKNVFILGEDVGQFGGCFGVTQGLFNEFGCDRVIDTPITESAIVGAATGAAACGLRPVAELMFVDFIGVSMDQLFNQAAKMRYMFGGKTTVPMTLRAPQGAGIGAAAQHSQCLESWFMNIPGLKVVIPATPYDAKGLLISAIRDDNPVVFLEHKLLYGVSGEVPDESYEIEIGKADIKREGSDVTIVATSQMVYAALEAAERLKAEGINAEVVDPRCLLPLDKDTILESVKKTHALVVVHEAVQFSGPGAEIAAMVAEEALDYLDAPIKRVGAPFCPVPFSPPLEQFYIPGADNIVEAVKSIR, encoded by the coding sequence ATGTCCGAAAAAACATATCTTCAAGCACTCAATGAAGCAATGAGACAAGAAATGGAGCGCGATAAGAACGTGTTCATTCTTGGCGAAGACGTGGGGCAGTTTGGTGGTTGCTTCGGTGTTACCCAAGGGCTTTTCAATGAATTCGGCTGCGACCGTGTTATTGATACACCTATTACCGAAAGTGCAATTGTCGGTGCTGCTACCGGAGCTGCAGCTTGCGGGCTTCGTCCAGTAGCTGAATTGATGTTCGTTGACTTTATCGGAGTATCAATGGATCAGCTTTTCAATCAGGCTGCCAAGATGCGATATATGTTCGGAGGCAAAACAACAGTACCTATGACATTGCGTGCTCCACAAGGAGCGGGGATCGGTGCTGCGGCTCAACATTCACAATGCCTTGAATCGTGGTTTATGAATATTCCAGGGCTCAAAGTTGTTATTCCAGCCACTCCATACGATGCTAAAGGTTTGCTGATTAGTGCTATTCGCGATGACAACCCTGTTGTTTTCCTAGAGCATAAACTGTTATATGGTGTCAGTGGTGAAGTTCCAGACGAAAGCTATGAAATAGAAATCGGTAAGGCTGACATTAAGCGTGAAGGTAGCGATGTAACTATCGTTGCTACTTCCCAGATGGTTTATGCGGCTCTTGAAGCTGCAGAAAGGCTAAAAGCTGAAGGTATTAACGCTGAAGTCGTTGATCCTCGTTGTTTACTACCATTAGATAAAGATACAATCCTTGAATCTGTCAAAAAAACTCATGCACTTGTTGTTGTTCATGAAGCTGTACAGTTCTCCGGTCCAGGTGCAGAAATAGCCGCCATGGTCGCTGAAGAGGCTCTTGATTATTTAGATGCACCTATCAAACGTGTTGGTGCTCCTTTTTGTCCGGTTCCATTCTCTCCACCTTTGGAACAATTCTATATTCCAGGCGCAGACAATATTGTCGAAGCTGTCAAAAGCATTCGGTAA
- a CDS encoding putative sulfate exporter family transporter, with protein sequence MAKVNVGRPDNTPVWIIGGLLMIYGFLVSSGALTGMLTTLKVHKAMGLMETMSFVGGGLALATALLRKMRWNKPQTNFDTFVLETIPGVMFIIALAMSIRWFAEPLVKMASGALIPSLGFNIYKVLNLNYVVIGILVGIIITNSWGIPKFAASGVKTARFVLKMGVILLGARYSFAELAKLGMVSVWLIGFFVLGTVFFVLFLGKIFKQPRSMTGVLAAGMGVCGVSATVACAPVVKAKCSEMAYTIGTILGFGILCMFAFPTIGKLAGMNATQFGAWAGTGILNSAQVAAACLAFNAVDIKTLKVGEIFNITRVLFLPVIVLVLATWYGKQSGTKLSFKEVVVDKFPIFILGFLLLFFMSSLGVFSPADHYKGKYLDFSYNERTEVAPEEHDTLKAALAAGISGLKANELEALTNLVAQRQIAGNFADVENKAVYTATARQRMAGLESIIARAKGGELNISKDVLTVVKHAIKQVHKKSKTVVTLTDAMIWFFAYGLIGLGMQITKKSLVQAGGWPLVMGGISGVAKASLSFLIVMYFVKDVVLH encoded by the coding sequence ATGGCTAAAGTAAACGTCGGACGCCCCGACAACACCCCTGTTTGGATCATTGGCGGATTGCTAATGATATACGGATTTTTGGTTTCATCCGGAGCTTTAACCGGTATGCTCACCACACTTAAGGTTCATAAAGCAATGGGACTGATGGAGACTATGAGCTTCGTCGGCGGAGGACTCGCACTCGCGACGGCTCTTCTTCGCAAAATGCGTTGGAACAAACCACAAACAAATTTCGATACCTTTGTTCTGGAAACCATTCCCGGAGTAATGTTCATAATTGCTTTAGCTATGAGCATCCGCTGGTTTGCAGAACCATTAGTCAAAATGGCAAGTGGGGCTCTTATCCCATCACTAGGCTTTAATATATATAAAGTATTGAACCTGAACTACGTTGTCATCGGCATCCTCGTCGGTATCATCATTACTAATAGTTGGGGGATCCCCAAATTTGCAGCTTCCGGTGTAAAAACCGCTCGCTTCGTTTTAAAAATGGGTGTTATCCTACTTGGAGCCCGTTACTCCTTTGCTGAATTGGCAAAACTTGGAATGGTCTCCGTCTGGTTGATCGGTTTCTTTGTACTTGGAACAGTTTTCTTCGTACTTTTCCTTGGAAAAATATTCAAACAACCTAGATCTATGACTGGAGTTCTAGCAGCCGGAATGGGTGTTTGCGGAGTTTCTGCAACAGTTGCTTGTGCTCCTGTCGTTAAAGCAAAATGCTCTGAAATGGCTTACACCATCGGTACCATTTTAGGTTTTGGTATCCTCTGCATGTTCGCCTTCCCCACAATCGGTAAACTCGCTGGTATGAACGCTACTCAGTTTGGCGCGTGGGCGGGAACTGGTATTCTAAACTCTGCTCAGGTTGCAGCTGCATGTCTTGCATTTAATGCTGTAGACATTAAAACTCTTAAAGTTGGTGAGATCTTTAACATCACCCGCGTGCTGTTCCTACCTGTAATCGTACTTGTTCTTGCAACATGGTATGGCAAGCAGTCCGGCACAAAATTAAGTTTCAAAGAAGTTGTTGTCGACAAATTCCCTATTTTCATTCTTGGATTCCTATTGCTGTTCTTTATGTCATCTCTGGGCGTGTTCTCTCCTGCAGACCACTACAAAGGTAAGTACTTAGACTTCAGTTACAACGAACGTACAGAAGTTGCTCCAGAAGAACATGACACTTTGAAAGCAGCCCTAGCAGCAGGCATTTCAGGACTCAAAGCCAACGAATTGGAAGCGCTCACCAACTTAGTTGCACAGCGCCAAATTGCCGGTAACTTTGCAGATGTCGAGAACAAAGCTGTATACACCGCCACGGCACGTCAGCGTATGGCTGGTCTGGAATCCATTATAGCCCGTGCCAAAGGTGGAGAACTGAACATTTCTAAAGACGTTTTAACTGTGGTTAAGCACGCAATTAAACAAGTTCATAAAAAATCCAAAACAGTTGTAACGCTTACTGACGCCATGATCTGGTTTTTCGCATACGGTCTCATCGGACTAGGCATGCAGATCACCAAAAAATCATTAGTACAGGCAGGCGGCTGGCCGCTCGTTATGGGTGGTATATCCGGTGTTGCTAAGGCATCACTGTCATTCCTCATCGTCATGTACTTCGTTAAAGACGTAGTCCTTCATTAA
- a CDS encoding protein kinase, whose amino-acid sequence MWSTLENIAIRESLPAPLKAGQSLYGILISGQLNKGRHNLYYLGLRRSIPYQLKQFYSISTDSFLCWQNEARFIYMPQTSRYIWPCEEWRGGLIAPFPRGLSLSKWLQTENLSTNKKLKIAAMLAREIAKLHSLNIIHRGLSPTCIHISDSNVSISNFGRAQYKFWDDFWADSLMSPNDKAYVSPECLKGYCGDEKDDIYSFGAILHIILANKPAFGPLKQILRITFPRLIEPNTLTTTNDIPKKVIELISACLSSSPANRPLMDEAVSTLSEFCVQPLTEIEKITIPNKESAPNRKKIMVFIKNDNCAVSLFDSVLQKASETPSAFLFVGLIPCNLPSGDAERFKGNLFKKLAHGLMRCREKKLLWSLRVLENIDPAKAAVELIRQYQPDLVLIGRSAKNTKTIFRKKFCTELEAENITVESIH is encoded by the coding sequence ATGTGGAGTACATTAGAAAACATCGCCATCCGGGAAAGCTTGCCTGCCCCTTTAAAAGCAGGACAGTCTCTCTATGGAATCCTCATTTCCGGACAGCTCAATAAGGGGAGACATAACCTTTATTATCTCGGCCTTCGCCGTTCTATTCCTTATCAACTTAAGCAATTTTATAGTATTTCAACTGATTCGTTCTTATGTTGGCAAAATGAAGCACGCTTTATCTACATGCCTCAAACTTCAAGATACATTTGGCCTTGTGAAGAGTGGCGCGGTGGCCTGATCGCCCCGTTCCCACGTGGCTTATCTCTATCCAAATGGTTACAAACGGAAAACCTTTCAACAAATAAAAAACTCAAGATTGCAGCAATGCTAGCTCGAGAAATTGCAAAGCTCCACTCATTAAACATTATTCACCGAGGATTATCCCCAACCTGCATTCACATTAGCGACAGCAACGTTTCAATAAGCAATTTCGGACGTGCGCAGTATAAATTTTGGGATGATTTTTGGGCAGATAGCCTAATGAGTCCCAACGATAAAGCATACGTTTCCCCTGAATGTCTCAAAGGATATTGCGGCGATGAGAAAGATGACATTTATTCTTTCGGGGCCATCCTGCACATCATACTTGCTAACAAGCCAGCTTTTGGACCTCTCAAGCAAATACTGCGAATTACTTTCCCGAGATTAATTGAACCGAATACCCTAACCACAACTAATGATATACCCAAAAAAGTTATAGAACTCATTTCAGCGTGCCTTTCATCTTCTCCTGCAAACAGACCACTAATGGATGAAGCAGTATCAACTCTTTCAGAATTTTGCGTTCAACCACTCACAGAAATTGAGAAAATCACAATTCCGAACAAAGAATCTGCGCCTAACAGAAAAAAAATCATGGTCTTTATTAAAAACGATAATTGTGCTGTTTCCCTATTTGATTCTGTATTGCAAAAGGCAAGTGAAACACCATCAGCTTTTCTTTTTGTTGGTTTGATCCCGTGTAATCTACCAAGCGGAGATGCGGAAAGGTTTAAAGGAAATTTATTCAAAAAATTAGCACATGGACTTATGCGCTGCAGGGAAAAAAAATTATTATGGAGTTTGCGTGTACTGGAGAATATCGATCCAGCAAAAGCGGCAGTTGAGTTGATAAGACAGTATCAGCCAGATTTAGTATTAATTGGAAGATCCGCAAAGAATACAAAAACTATCTTCCGCAAAAAATTTTGCACCGAACTTGAAGCTGAAAACATTACAGTTGAATCTATTCACTAA